A genomic region of Devosia ginsengisoli contains the following coding sequences:
- a CDS encoding oligogalacturonate lyase family protein, with the protein MTTAEKVASHHDIDLQLLYFTSTSLSADGESLAAIGEQDGNPNLFRVDLATRAVTQLTHNTEGWLRSYVYFDGTPYRGFAKASVSFDAQRNRLYYLQGRQLRTVDFDGNERILAELPDDQVTAFTHVSADGKLICVPTTDEAAFTEDKAWSERHKGIDARVQRLGLNSYLRVFSTETGEQVLCEPVPSAWVTHVQFSPTDSNVILYNHEWPSDCGIRRVWLWDGKNHTQLRQEGEGRSRLDWTCHEMWERDGKAVIYHGLYTDGTAYVGRAPIDGGEPIEIRLPADWTRYGHFTVGPDETMLVTDGYYRGAADDEVKVSPWISRLDLDWRDGAIRWRVLGRSDSNWDSQDSHPHPITDAAGRFVYFTSNVEGRRAIYRLPTAPDEPVADVSLRPP; encoded by the coding sequence ATGACGACGGCCGAGAAGGTTGCGAGCCATCACGATATCGATCTGCAATTGCTGTATTTCACCAGCACAAGCCTGTCGGCAGACGGCGAGAGCCTGGCCGCCATCGGCGAGCAGGACGGCAACCCCAACCTGTTCCGGGTCGACCTCGCGACCAGGGCCGTGACCCAGTTGACCCACAACACGGAAGGCTGGCTGCGCTCCTATGTCTATTTCGACGGAACGCCCTATCGCGGCTTCGCCAAGGCCAGCGTTAGTTTCGATGCCCAGCGGAACAGGCTTTACTACCTGCAGGGTCGCCAACTCCGCACTGTCGATTTCGACGGCAACGAGCGCATATTGGCGGAACTGCCGGACGACCAGGTGACCGCCTTCACCCATGTATCGGCCGATGGCAAGCTGATCTGCGTGCCCACCACCGACGAGGCCGCCTTCACCGAAGACAAAGCCTGGAGCGAGCGGCACAAGGGGATCGATGCCCGCGTGCAGCGGCTGGGGCTGAACTCCTACCTGCGCGTCTTTTCCACCGAGACCGGCGAGCAGGTGCTGTGCGAACCGGTTCCTAGCGCCTGGGTCACCCATGTCCAGTTCTCGCCCACCGATTCGAACGTGATCCTCTACAATCACGAATGGCCATCCGATTGCGGTATCCGGCGGGTCTGGCTGTGGGACGGCAAGAACCATACGCAGCTGCGCCAGGAAGGCGAAGGTCGCAGCCGCCTCGATTGGACCTGCCACGAAATGTGGGAGCGCGACGGCAAGGCCGTGATCTATCACGGCCTCTATACCGACGGCACCGCCTATGTCGGCCGCGCGCCGATCGACGGCGGCGAGCCGATCGAAATCCGCCTGCCGGCGGACTGGACCCGCTACGGCCACTTCACCGTCGGCCCGGACGAAACCATGCTGGTGACCGATGGCTATTACCGGGGCGCTGCCGACGACGAGGTCAAGGTCTCGCCCTGGATATCGCGGCTCGACCTCGACTGGCGTGATGGCGCGATCCGCTGGCGCGTGCTGGGCCGTTCGGATTCCAACTGGGACAGCCAGGACAGCCATCCCCATCCGATCACCGATGCCGCAGGCAGGTTCGTGTATTTCACGTCCAATGTCGAAGGCCGGCGCGCCATTTATCGGCTGCCCACCGCACCGGACGAGCCGGTTGCCGACGTGTCGCTGCGGCCGCCCTGA
- a CDS encoding ABC transporter substrate-binding protein: protein MLDGTDLPPVEERLPANPLVVTPVESVGTYGGTWRSALRGGLDNAWIARTVAYDGLVRYNREWNEIVPNLAESWEVSADATTYTFHLREGLKWNNGTPFTSADIAFAVELFSEPSYGVGGFIKNPSNPVTVEVVDDTTFKFVFEKPNGVIMDELASVNGFTVVSLSKDYCSQFYPKYNPDAAAQAKAAGFETWELWMTDRCSWATETIRWANPELPMMNAWMIDEPLTGDASRATFVRNPYYWKVDTEGNQLPYIDHLSMRVSDSLEELTLMALNGEIDFQDRHIATVANQPLFFDGQEAGDYRLGENVPSNMNTMVLQFNMNHVDPKRAELFQNKDFRVGISQLIDRQEIIDVIFTGQGEPFQAAPRPESPFYDEEMAKQYTEFDPDAAAAAFEAAGLGARNGDGFYTFADGSPLVVTIDMISTVRPEWIDMMELLQLQIEAGGIDIELNNIDRTLYYEKRPAGDYDAQIWQGDGGLDVIQEPRYYMANGDESVWAYRWAQWFQGSRPEIAEEPAPWAKEQMDLFNQLRGEGDPVKRDDLMKQILAIAKENFPVIGISLPGNGYYIARNNMRNIAEPMLHAYLFPTPGPYDPFQWYFAAE, encoded by the coding sequence ATGCTTGACGGTACCGACCTTCCGCCTGTCGAAGAGCGCCTGCCGGCCAATCCGCTGGTCGTGACGCCGGTGGAGAGCGTAGGGACCTATGGCGGCACCTGGCGCTCGGCGCTGCGGGGCGGCCTCGACAATGCGTGGATCGCCCGTACCGTCGCCTATGATGGCCTGGTCCGCTACAACCGGGAATGGAACGAGATCGTCCCGAACCTGGCCGAAAGCTGGGAAGTCAGCGCGGACGCAACCACCTATACCTTCCACCTGCGCGAAGGGCTGAAGTGGAATAACGGCACGCCGTTCACCAGCGCCGATATCGCCTTCGCGGTCGAGCTGTTCAGCGAGCCCAGCTATGGCGTGGGCGGCTTCATCAAGAACCCCAGCAATCCGGTGACGGTGGAAGTGGTGGACGACACTACGTTCAAGTTCGTGTTCGAGAAGCCGAATGGCGTGATCATGGACGAGCTGGCCAGCGTCAACGGCTTTACCGTCGTGTCGCTTTCCAAGGATTACTGCAGCCAGTTCTACCCCAAATATAACCCCGACGCGGCCGCCCAGGCCAAGGCCGCCGGCTTCGAGACGTGGGAATTGTGGATGACCGACCGCTGCTCATGGGCAACGGAAACCATCCGCTGGGCCAATCCCGAATTGCCGATGATGAATGCGTGGATGATCGACGAGCCGCTGACGGGCGATGCGAGCCGCGCCACCTTCGTGCGCAACCCCTATTACTGGAAGGTCGACACCGAAGGGAACCAGCTGCCCTATATCGACCATCTCTCCATGCGCGTGTCGGACTCGCTCGAAGAGCTGACCCTGATGGCGCTCAATGGCGAGATCGACTTCCAGGATCGCCATATCGCGACCGTGGCCAACCAGCCGCTGTTCTTCGATGGCCAGGAAGCCGGCGACTACCGCCTTGGTGAAAATGTTCCCTCGAACATGAACACCATGGTCCTGCAGTTCAACATGAATCATGTCGATCCCAAGCGGGCCGAACTGTTCCAGAACAAGGACTTCCGCGTCGGCATCAGCCAGCTGATCGACCGCCAGGAAATCATCGACGTCATCTTCACCGGACAGGGCGAGCCCTTCCAGGCCGCGCCGCGCCCGGAATCGCCGTTCTATGACGAGGAGATGGCCAAGCAGTATACCGAGTTCGACCCGGATGCCGCAGCCGCCGCCTTCGAAGCGGCCGGCCTGGGCGCCCGGAATGGCGATGGCTTCTACACCTTCGCCGACGGTTCGCCCCTGGTCGTCACCATCGACATGATCTCCACCGTGCGGCCCGAATGGATCGACATGATGGAATTGCTGCAGCTCCAGATCGAGGCCGGCGGCATCGATATCGAGCTCAACAATATCGACCGCACGCTCTATTACGAGAAGCGTCCGGCCGGCGATTACGATGCGCAGATTTGGCAGGGCGACGGTGGCCTCGATGTGATCCAGGAGCCCCGCTACTACATGGCGAATGGCGATGAATCGGTCTGGGCCTATCGTTGGGCGCAGTGGTTCCAGGGTTCCCGCCCGGAAATCGCCGAAGAGCCGGCGCCGTGGGCCAAGGAGCAGATGGATCTGTTCAACCAGCTGCGTGGCGAGGGCGACCCGGTCAAGCGCGACGACCTGATGAAGCAGATCCTGGCCATCGCCAAGGAAAACTTCCCGGTCATCGGCATCAGCCTGCCTGGCAACGGCTACTACATTGCCCGCAACAATATGCGGAACATCGCCGAACCGATGCTGCACGCATATCTCTTCCCGACCCCGGGCCCCTATGATCCGTTCCAGTGGTATTTTGCGGCTGAATAA
- a CDS encoding ABC transporter permease: MLRFITGRLIAMVLTMWAVSFVAFAIIQLPPGDYLTTYMATLAANGDRVDPAAIEALRRQYGFGEPYVVQYWKWITGIVLRGDFGQSFEWKAPVTTLIWGRLGNSILLEGLAVIVMWLVALPIGIYAAVRKYSLGDYLATIGGFIGLAIPNFFFALILMYLSFVWFGETLGGLFSPEYEAARWSPARIWDFLSHAWAPILVLSMAGTAELIRILRANLLDELKKPYVTTARAKGLSEFRTIMKYPVRVALNPLISTIGWLLPALVSSSVLVSVVLNLPTAGPLLLRSLTSQDMYLAGAIIMLLGILTVIGTLISDLLLAWIDPRIRYGSK; this comes from the coding sequence ATGCTGCGTTTCATTACGGGCCGGCTGATTGCGATGGTCCTGACCATGTGGGCGGTGAGCTTCGTGGCCTTTGCCATCATCCAGCTGCCACCGGGCGACTATCTGACGACCTACATGGCCACCTTGGCCGCCAATGGCGACCGGGTGGACCCCGCCGCCATCGAGGCCTTGCGGCGGCAATACGGGTTCGGCGAGCCCTATGTCGTGCAATATTGGAAATGGATCACCGGCATCGTATTGCGCGGCGATTTCGGGCAGAGCTTCGAATGGAAGGCGCCGGTAACGACGCTGATCTGGGGGCGCCTGGGCAATTCCATCCTGCTCGAGGGCCTGGCGGTCATCGTCATGTGGCTGGTGGCGCTGCCCATCGGCATCTATGCGGCGGTGCGCAAATATTCGCTGGGCGATTACCTCGCCACCATTGGCGGCTTTATCGGCCTGGCCATTCCCAACTTCTTCTTCGCGCTGATCCTGATGTATCTGAGCTTCGTGTGGTTCGGGGAAACGCTGGGCGGGCTGTTCTCGCCCGAATACGAGGCGGCGCGCTGGAGCCCGGCCCGGATCTGGGATTTCCTGAGCCACGCCTGGGCGCCCATCCTGGTGCTGTCCATGGCGGGGACGGCGGAGCTGATCCGCATCCTCAGGGCCAACCTGCTCGACGAGCTCAAGAAGCCCTATGTCACGACGGCGCGGGCCAAGGGGCTCAGCGAATTCCGTACCATCATGAAGTATCCGGTGCGGGTGGCGCTCAATCCGCTGATCTCGACCATCGGCTGGCTGCTGCCGGCGCTGGTGTCGAGTTCGGTGCTGGTGTCGGTCGTGCTCAACCTGCCAACCGCCGGGCCGCTGCTGCTGCGCTCGTTGACATCACAGGACATGTATCTGGCCGGCGCCATCATCATGCTGCTGGGCATACTCACCGTGATCGGCACGCTGATTTCGGACCTTCTCCTCGCGTGGATCGACCCGCGCATTCGCTACGGGAGCAAGTAA
- a CDS encoding acetylxylan esterase: protein MPFPDLIQPELGAYQSSVQIPADFAAFWEATIAEARAIGGAVSIVKADTTLRAVEAFDVTFPGFGGHPIKGWLVLPAQRSGKLPLVVQYLGYGGGRGFPHEQLHWAASGYAYFRMDTRGQGSGWSMGGTADPVGTTPSGPGMMTKGILDKNDYYYRRVFTDAVRAVDMLVAQDFVDATRIAVCGGSQGGGISLAVAGIDERVKAVMPDVPFLCDYRRALQKAGRDPYLEIVRFLAQHRDKKANVFEVLNYFDGVNFARRAKAAALFSVAVMDETCPPSTVYGAYNAYAGADKSIEEYEFNNHEGGQAFQDRAQMIWLAQRFS from the coding sequence GTGCCCTTTCCCGACCTGATCCAGCCCGAGCTGGGCGCCTATCAGAGCAGCGTCCAGATACCCGCGGATTTCGCGGCATTCTGGGAGGCGACCATTGCCGAGGCGCGGGCGATCGGCGGCGCGGTGAGTATTGTCAAGGCCGACACCACGCTGCGGGCGGTCGAGGCGTTCGATGTGACCTTTCCGGGCTTTGGCGGCCATCCGATCAAGGGCTGGCTGGTGCTGCCGGCGCAGCGCAGCGGAAAGCTGCCGCTGGTGGTGCAATATCTGGGCTATGGCGGCGGCCGCGGCTTTCCGCATGAGCAACTGCATTGGGCGGCGTCGGGCTATGCCTATTTCCGCATGGATACGCGCGGGCAGGGTAGTGGCTGGTCCATGGGCGGCACGGCCGACCCAGTGGGCACGACCCCATCCGGCCCCGGCATGATGACCAAGGGTATCCTGGACAAGAACGACTATTACTATCGCCGGGTCTTCACCGATGCGGTGCGGGCGGTGGATATGCTGGTGGCGCAGGACTTTGTCGATGCCACCAGGATCGCGGTATGCGGCGGCAGCCAGGGCGGCGGCATCTCGCTGGCCGTGGCCGGGATCGACGAGCGGGTCAAGGCTGTCATGCCCGACGTACCCTTCCTCTGCGACTACCGGCGGGCGCTGCAAAAGGCAGGGCGTGACCCCTATCTCGAAATCGTGCGCTTCCTGGCGCAGCACCGCGACAAGAAGGCCAATGTCTTTGAGGTGCTCAACTATTTCGACGGCGTCAACTTCGCCCGGCGGGCCAAAGCGGCGGCCCTGTTCTCGGTGGCTGTCATGGACGAGACCTGCCCGCCATCGACGGTCTATGGCGCCTATAATGCCTATGCCGGGGCCGACAAGAGCATCGAAGAATACGAGTTCAACAACCATGAAGGCGGCCAGGCTTTCCAGGACCGGGCGCAGATGATCTGGCTGGCGCAGCGCTTCAGCTAG
- a CDS encoding flagellar motor protein MotB — MANFDQPIIIKKVKKKKHAHHGGAWKIAYADFVTAMMAFFLLLWLISMTTPEQKEGLASYFAPPNVSPTTSGSGGLMGGTALDDSDALMQGSTPQERVDASVTPKGEEFGTVTGAMSGRDQQQGNEFETTNASQTDLKAEEDQGFHSAAASIRQAWQAMPAITEIADNLIVEETEEGLNIRIIDQEGRPMFPEGSKYPNEVTRKAIAAIAPILQKLSNPVRISGHTAAGGVYANPRYGSWELSADRANTVRQILGEFGLADDHVNSVVGRSTAEPFFPNDPYMAANERIEITLLYETPPVPAGLKP; from the coding sequence ATGGCGAATTTCGACCAGCCGATCATCATCAAGAAGGTCAAGAAGAAGAAGCATGCCCACCATGGTGGCGCGTGGAAGATCGCCTATGCCGACTTCGTGACCGCCATGATGGCCTTCTTCCTGCTGCTCTGGCTGATCAGCATGACGACGCCCGAGCAGAAGGAAGGTCTGGCCTCCTATTTCGCGCCACCCAATGTCAGCCCGACCACCAGTGGTTCGGGTGGGCTGATGGGCGGCACGGCGCTGGATGATTCCGATGCCCTGATGCAGGGCTCGACTCCCCAGGAGAGGGTGGATGCCTCGGTGACGCCCAAGGGCGAGGAATTCGGCACGGTGACGGGCGCGATGAGCGGTCGCGACCAGCAGCAGGGCAATGAATTCGAAACCACCAATGCCTCGCAAACCGATCTCAAGGCCGAGGAAGACCAGGGCTTTCACAGCGCTGCGGCGAGTATCCGACAGGCCTGGCAAGCCATGCCGGCCATTACCGAAATTGCCGATAACCTGATCGTCGAAGAGACTGAGGAAGGCCTCAATATCCGCATCATCGACCAGGAGGGGCGGCCGATGTTCCCGGAGGGGTCGAAATATCCCAACGAGGTGACGCGAAAGGCCATCGCGGCGATTGCGCCGATCCTGCAGAAACTGTCGAACCCGGTGCGGATTTCGGGCCATACGGCGGCCGGCGGGGTCTATGCCAATCCGCGCTACGGCTCATGGGAGCTGTCGGCCGATCGCGCCAATACGGTGCGGCAGATTCTGGGTGAATTCGGGCTGGCCGATGATCACGTCAACTCGGTCGTGGGCCGGTCGACGGCGGAGCCGTTCTTCCCCAACGACCCCTATATGGCGGCCAATGAGCGGATCGAGATTACGCTGCTCTACGAGACCCCGCCGGTGCCGGCCGGATTGAAGCCCTAG
- a CDS encoding ABC transporter permease, which translates to MWRRFKRHRLALVSLWIVIAFYLVALLAEFLAPADPAAYSARYTYAPPQGIQFFSTSEDGSWRFFPHVNGYATEIDPKAMRRTFVLDPEVEIPVRFFAPSDPYMLLGIIPLSVKFIGVTEARAPFYILGADRLGRDLLSRLIHGTRISLSIGLAGVTLSLFFGIIIGGFAGYYGGWFDSAVMRVVEFIRSMPTIPLWLGLAAALPKDWTALQTYFAITIILSLIGWTELARVVRGRFLSLRTEDFVTAAQLDGASDWRIITRHMVPSFMSHIIAAATLAIPGMILAETALSFLGLGLQAPIVSWGTLLQDAQNIRTLATAPWLLTPGICVVVIILSMNFFGDGLRDAADPHGR; encoded by the coding sequence ATGTGGCGGCGCTTCAAGCGGCACCGGCTGGCGCTGGTCAGCCTGTGGATCGTCATCGCCTTCTATCTCGTGGCCCTGCTCGCCGAATTCCTGGCGCCTGCCGATCCGGCAGCCTATAGCGCGCGCTATACCTATGCGCCGCCGCAGGGCATCCAGTTTTTCTCGACCAGCGAGGATGGCTCCTGGCGGTTTTTCCCGCATGTGAACGGTTATGCCACCGAAATCGACCCCAAGGCGATGCGACGCACTTTCGTGCTCGATCCCGAGGTGGAAATACCGGTGCGGTTCTTCGCACCCTCCGACCCCTATATGCTGCTGGGCATCATCCCCCTGTCGGTCAAGTTCATCGGGGTGACCGAGGCGCGGGCGCCATTCTACATCCTGGGGGCCGACCGGCTGGGCCGCGACCTGCTGAGCCGGCTGATCCACGGCACGCGCATTTCGCTCTCGATCGGCCTCGCCGGTGTGACGCTGAGCCTGTTCTTCGGCATCATCATCGGCGGCTTTGCCGGCTATTACGGCGGCTGGTTCGACAGCGCGGTTATGCGCGTGGTCGAGTTCATTCGTTCGATGCCGACCATTCCACTCTGGCTGGGGCTGGCTGCGGCCTTGCCCAAGGACTGGACGGCGCTGCAGACCTATTTCGCCATCACCATCATATTGAGCCTCATCGGCTGGACCGAACTGGCGCGCGTGGTGCGCGGGCGTTTCCTCAGTCTGCGAACCGAGGATTTCGTGACCGCGGCGCAGCTTGATGGCGCCAGCGATTGGCGCATCATCACGCGGCACATGGTGCCCAGCTTCATGAGCCACATCATCGCGGCAGCAACGCTGGCCATTCCCGGCATGATCTTGGCCGAAACCGCGCTCTCGTTTCTCGGGCTCGGATTGCAGGCACCAATCGTTAGCTGGGGCACGCTGCTGCAGGACGCGCAGAATATCCGCACGCTGGCCACGGCACCCTGGCTTTTGACGCCGGGCATCTGCGTGGTGGTGATCATTCTCAGCATGAACTTCTTTGGCGATGGGCTGCGCGATGCGGCCGATCCACATGGGCGGTGA
- a CDS encoding LacI family DNA-binding transcriptional regulator, translated as MAPQKRANQADIAERLGVSVSTVSRALANEIGISDAVRRDVQRMARTLGYKSKHGTAAASGNKKAVALVPLGSATSGLSGFYFGIVEGMQAQAASVGMTLDVRLVNESSVTLELIKKQIAQADAGGVLLAGIDAWDELASWSAEAEVPVVLVNGSDPNMRVSSVSPANYYGAYMATQRLLDAGHRKILHYTHRYRPTIRQRQRGFEQAIARTPGAVGTIVNTDERHTRELLDDLLAGKHDVTAAFIWNDIAAVEMLEGIYGADSPLPRYFSIIGFDDLPLAGMATPRLSTTQVDREAIGRGAVRLLAEHMDGETAVQQLEIGVSMVEGETVWTLE; from the coding sequence GTGGCACCCCAGAAGCGCGCAAACCAGGCCGATATCGCGGAACGCCTCGGCGTTTCGGTCAGCACGGTGTCGCGGGCGCTGGCCAACGAGATCGGCATCAGCGATGCGGTGCGGCGCGACGTGCAGCGCATGGCGCGCACCTTGGGCTACAAATCCAAGCATGGTACGGCGGCCGCGAGTGGCAACAAGAAAGCCGTGGCACTGGTGCCGCTGGGCAGCGCGACGAGCGGGTTGTCGGGCTTCTATTTCGGCATTGTCGAGGGCATGCAGGCGCAGGCGGCGTCGGTCGGCATGACGCTTGACGTGCGGCTGGTCAATGAATCCTCGGTGACGCTGGAGCTGATCAAGAAGCAGATCGCCCAGGCCGATGCCGGTGGCGTGCTACTGGCCGGGATCGACGCCTGGGACGAGCTGGCGAGCTGGTCGGCCGAGGCGGAAGTGCCCGTGGTGCTGGTCAATGGCAGCGACCCCAATATGCGGGTCAGCTCGGTGTCGCCGGCCAACTACTACGGCGCCTATATGGCGACGCAGCGCCTGCTCGATGCAGGGCATCGCAAGATTCTGCACTATACCCATCGCTACCGGCCGACCATCAGGCAGCGCCAGCGCGGCTTCGAGCAGGCCATTGCCAGAACGCCCGGCGCCGTGGGCACGATCGTCAATACCGACGAGCGGCATACCAGGGAATTGCTGGATGACCTGCTGGCCGGCAAGCATGACGTCACGGCTGCCTTCATCTGGAACGATATTGCCGCGGTGGAAATGCTCGAGGGCATTTATGGCGCCGACAGTCCGCTGCCGCGTTATTTTTCGATCATCGGCTTTGACGACCTGCCACTGGCCGGCATGGCCACGCCGCGGCTGAGCACGACGCAGGTCGATCGCGAAGCCATCGGGCGCGGGGCCGTGCGGCTGCTGGCCGAGCATATGGACGGCGAAACCGCGGTGCAGCAGCTCGAAATCGGCGTCTCGATGGTCGAGGGCGAGACGGTCTGGACGCTGGAGTAG
- a CDS encoding ABC transporter ATP-binding protein: MSITFSSPDEADIEAVRQVDLTLTPGKTLALVGESGCGKSVTARAVLRLLDKNAEIRRGSIVFSPGDEPPTDIVKLKPDSLPLRAIRGNQISMIFQEPMSSLSPVHTIGDQIDEMVIIHEGLKPKQARERTVALLDQVGIPGARERADAYPFQLSGGLRQRAMIAMALACTPKLLIADEPTTALDVTTQAQILDLLRQLQADFGMAMLFITHDLGVVAEIADEVAVMYLGDVVEQGNVHDVFARPSHPYTQALMASIPKMARKADRVRLSPIKGTVPAPRDRPEGCAFTSRCPYAFEPCATVRPERTAVGNGHHARCHLLTRQPAEAVA; the protein is encoded by the coding sequence ATGTCCATCACCTTCTCGTCGCCCGACGAGGCGGATATCGAAGCGGTGCGGCAGGTCGACCTGACGCTGACGCCGGGCAAGACGCTGGCGCTGGTGGGCGAGAGCGGTTGCGGCAAGTCGGTCACCGCGCGGGCGGTGCTGCGGCTGCTCGACAAGAATGCGGAAATCCGGCGTGGCTCGATTGTCTTTTCGCCCGGTGACGAACCACCGACCGATATCGTCAAGCTCAAGCCGGACAGCCTGCCGCTCCGGGCTATCCGGGGCAACCAGATCTCGATGATCTTCCAGGAGCCGATGAGCTCGCTGTCGCCGGTGCATACGATCGGCGACCAGATCGACGAAATGGTCATCATCCACGAAGGGCTCAAGCCCAAACAGGCGCGGGAGCGCACGGTGGCTTTGCTCGACCAGGTGGGAATTCCCGGCGCGCGGGAGCGGGCGGATGCCTATCCGTTCCAGCTATCGGGCGGTTTGCGGCAGCGCGCGATGATCGCCATGGCGCTGGCCTGTACGCCCAAGCTGCTGATCGCGGACGAGCCGACCACGGCGCTCGATGTCACCACGCAGGCGCAGATTCTCGACCTGCTGCGCCAACTGCAGGCCGATTTCGGCATGGCCATGCTGTTCATCACCCATGATCTCGGTGTGGTGGCCGAGATCGCTGACGAGGTGGCGGTGATGTATCTGGGCGATGTGGTCGAGCAGGGCAATGTGCACGATGTGTTTGCCCGCCCGAGCCACCCCTATACGCAGGCGCTGATGGCTTCCATTCCCAAGATGGCGCGCAAGGCCGATCGGGTGCGTCTCTCACCCATCAAGGGTACGGTGCCGGCGCCCCGGGATCGGCCCGAAGGCTGCGCCTTTACCAGCCGCTGCCCCTATGCCTTCGAGCCCTGTGCCACGGTGCGGCCGGAGCGGACCGCGGTGGGCAATGGCCATCATGCGCGCTGCCACCTGCTGACGCGTCAACCTGCGGAGGCGGTGGCATGA
- a CDS encoding ABC transporter ATP-binding protein, with amino-acid sequence MSTLLTVEHLSKHFTLSGGWFGPERRLDALTDINLTVEAGETLAIVGESGCGKTTLGRCIIKAQPVSEGRVVYHPKSGGEVELTALNKREIKPWRQDIRMIFQDPMSSLNPNMRVFDIVAEPLRIHKICKGKELEERVLSTLEKVGIPAEAVGRYPHAFSGGQRQRIGIARALVLDPKLVIADEAVSALDVSIQAQVLNLLEDLKAEFGLTYIFISHDLGVVNYIADRVVVMYLGHVVENAPTEMLFERPRHPYTELLLEALPIADPTRRKGRKKEVRGEIPLSRQSPCGLPVPHALQICRGPLPHRQTGFAPHQRNGAGSGLPLCRKTQFEGRL; translated from the coding sequence ATGAGTACCTTGCTGACTGTCGAGCATCTCTCCAAGCATTTCACACTATCGGGCGGCTGGTTCGGGCCGGAACGGCGGCTCGATGCGCTGACTGATATCAACCTGACGGTAGAAGCCGGCGAAACGCTGGCCATTGTGGGCGAAAGCGGCTGCGGCAAGACCACTCTGGGCCGCTGCATCATCAAAGCGCAGCCGGTCAGCGAGGGCAGGGTGGTCTATCACCCCAAGTCCGGCGGCGAGGTGGAACTGACCGCGCTCAACAAGCGGGAGATCAAGCCGTGGCGGCAGGATATCCGCATGATCTTCCAGGACCCGATGAGCTCGCTCAATCCCAATATGCGGGTCTTCGATATCGTGGCCGAGCCCCTGCGCATTCACAAGATCTGCAAGGGCAAGGAACTGGAAGAGCGCGTGCTGAGCACACTCGAAAAGGTCGGCATTCCCGCCGAAGCGGTGGGACGCTATCCGCACGCCTTCTCCGGCGGCCAGCGTCAGCGCATCGGCATTGCCCGCGCGCTGGTGCTGGACCCCAAGCTGGTGATTGCCGACGAGGCAGTCTCGGCGCTCGACGTCTCCATCCAGGCGCAGGTGCTGAACCTGCTCGAAGACCTCAAGGCCGAGTTCGGGCTGACCTATATCTTCATCAGCCACGACCTGGGGGTGGTCAATTATATCGCCGACCGGGTGGTGGTGATGTATCTCGGGCATGTGGTCGAGAATGCGCCCACCGAAATGCTGTTCGAGCGGCCGCGCCACCCCTATACCGAATTGCTGCTCGAAGCGCTGCCCATTGCCGACCCGACGCGGCGCAAGGGGCGGAAGAAGGAAGTGCGCGGGGAAATCCCCCTATCTCGGCAATCGCCCTGTGGGCTGCCCGTTCCACACGCGCTGCAAATATGCCGAGGACCGCTGCCGCACCGACAAACCGGCTTTGCGCCCCATCAACGGAACGGCGCAGGAAGC